The Pukyongia salina genome segment ATGCATAATAACATTAATTTTTTCATAATTGGATAAGAAGTTAGTTTAGGCCTGCCGAGAGCAAGGAGGCTAAATATAAAAAAACCGCCACATATAGATGGGCGGTTCATATAATTTTAAGATGATTTTAAGTTATATATCATCAAACTCAATGTCCGTAAAACTGGAAGTGGATGTCTCGTCCTTTGGTTCTTCTACTTTATCGATCTCGTTTCCATCTTCATCTTTTTTGTAATCCTTCTGATGACGTTCACTAATAACCTCTTCTCCTTTTTCATCGATGATATACTGTATCATTTCATTGACGTTCTCCTTGAACTCATAGAAGTCTTCTTTATAGAGATAGATTTTGTGTTTCTTGTAATGAAATGAGCCATCGTCATTGGTAAACTTTTTACTTTCGGTGATCGTGAGATAATAATCTCCGGCTTTTGTAGATCGCACATCGAAAAAATAAGTGCGTCTTCCGGCGCGCATAACTTTCGAATAAATTTCTTCTTTCTCCATCATATACTGATCACTCATGGGTAGTGGGTTTTGGTTAACGTTTAGCCAAAAATCTAAAAAAAATCCAAATATGCCAACTTAAACTTAGATTTCTTTTTCTAAAAGCTGTTTGGTATACAATTCTTTGTAGTAGCCGTCGGTGTTTAATAACTCATTATGAGTCCCTTGCTGAATAATCCTGCCTTCCTCAAGCACTATGATCTTATCGGCATTTTTTGCTGAAGAAACCCTGTGACTAACAATTATGGTAGTTTTATTTGAAGATAGTTTGTTGAGGTTTTGAAGTATCTCTTCTTCTGTTTCTGTATCTACTGCCGATAAGCAATCATCGAACAGGAAAATTTTTGGATCCTTTATAAGAGCACGCGCTATGGAAACCCGTTGTTTTTGTCCTCCACTCAGGCTAATTCCCCTTTCCCCAAGTATGGTTTCATAACCTTTGTTGAACCCAATAATATTGTCGTGTACCGCGGCACTTTTTGCTGCCTGCACGATCTCTTCCTGGGTGGCGTCTTCCTTACCAAACTTGATATTGTTACTTAAGGTGTCACTAAACAAAAATGCGTCCTGCGGCACATAACCAATACTCGATCTTAAACTATCCAGGTTTAGGTCTTTAATAGGTGTGTTGTCGATAAGTAGTTGCCCGTTGTTCACATCATAAAGTCTTCCTATGAGTTCGAGTACGGTCGATTTTCCCGATCCTGTGTTACCAACTATCGCCAATGTTTCACCCGGATTAATAGTAAAGGACACGTCCTTTAAGGCAGTAATATTGGTGTCTGGGTAGGTATAGCTCAGGTTTTTAAAGGATATCATTCCTTCAATGGGTGTGGGAGCGGGATTTAAATTCTGTATGGCAGGTTCTTCATGAAGAAATTGGTTGATCCTCTTTTGGGAGGCCTCTGCCTGTTGAACTATGGAAGTTACCCAGCCAACTATTGCAACAGGCCAGGTAAGCAGATTTACATATATAAGAAATTCTACGATGGTTCCCAGTTCGATCTCGTTATTGATGTATTGCTGGCCCCCAATGTAAATAACCAGGATATTACTTAATCCTATAAGCAACATCATTAACGGAAAGAATAATGCCTGAACTTTTGCCAGGTCGATGTTCTTTTGTTTGCTTCCTTCTGAAAGGTTTACAAACTCGGTGCCCGTTCGCGGTTCGAGTCCGTAAGCCTTTATCACGGAGATACCACTAAAGCTCTCTTGTGTAAAGGTGGTAAGTTTAGACAGGTACTCCTGAACAACGGTACTTCGCCGATGAATGGCAGCACTTAATTTATATATAATTACCGATAATATGGGTAATGGAGCCACTGCATATAGCGTAAGTAGCGGTGCTTTATAGATCATATATCCCAGAACTACTACAAATAGTGTTATAGTAGTTGTACTGTACATAAGAGCCGGGCCTACGTACATTCTAACCTTACTCACATCTTCACTGATCCTGTTCATAAGGTCTCCGGTTCGGTTTTGCTTATAAAAACTTAGGGACAATCGCTCGTATTGCTGAAACACTTCATTTTTCAGATCGAATTCGATGTATCTGGAGACCACTATGATGGTTTGCCTCATTATAAACGTAAAAAAAGCAGACAAAAGCGTGGCGCCAATAATGAGCAGTATGCTGTTGAGGAGCATAGATTCCATTTGTTCTACAGTAATTTCGGCATTCAGGCGTTGTTCCACAACATTCACTATATCACCCACTTTCATAGGTACGATAAGTGCAAATAAACGCGCCACTACAGTAATGAGAAGCCCTATTAACAGTCGGCCGCGATACTTAATGAAATAGTGGTTTAGATAGCGTAATTCCTTCATCTGAAATGGCAATAGTTATTAACAAATTCTCGAATTAACATGTAGTTTTTTGTGGGATATTTAATAAACCGTTAATTTTGCATGTCCTTTTTGAGGATTGTTAATTTATATGATTTTATGGTGACCGATCTAGTGAACACGAATGAACTAACCAAAATTGACCCTGTATTCGGACAATTATCGTTCGATAATCACGAACAAGTGGTTTTTTGCAACGACAAAGATACAGGTTTAAGAGCAATAATAGGAATACACAATACCGTTTTGGGTCCGGCCCTTGGTGGTACGAGGATGTGGAATTACAGCAGTGAATGGGAAGCTCTTAATGACGTCCTGAGGCTTTCGCGAGGAATGACGTTTAAATCGGCTATTACCGGTTTAAACCTTGGCGGAGGTAAGGCCGTGATCCTGGGAGATGCGCGAACACAGAAGACCCCGGAATTGATGAAAAGGTTTGGAGAATTTGTACATTCTCTCAGTGGTAAATACATTACCGCCGAAGACGTGGGGATGGAAACTGCCGACATGGATCTGGTTAGAACTGTGACTCCTTATGTTACAGGAATTTCGGAAGAAAAAGGTGGTGCCGGTAATCCGTCACCTATTACTGCATACGGTGTGTTTATGGGGATGAAGGCAGCTGCAAAATATGCCTTCGGAACAGAACTTCTGGAAGACCGAACCGTGTATGTACAGGGCATAGGTAATGTAGGGGAGGCCTTGGTGGAAAATCTTACCAATGAAGGAGCTAAAGTTTTTATAACGGACATCAATAGTGAGCGTTTGGAATATGTGCGTGATAAGTACAATGTAAATATCTATGAAGGTGAGAATCTTTATAGTGAAGAAATGGATATATACGCACCTTGTGCTCTGGGAGCTACTATCAACGATGAAACCATCGATCAACTTAAAGCAAAAGTGATCGCCGGAGCGGCTAATAATCAGCTTGCGAACGAGCTTAAACACGGTTTGCTGTTGAGGGAGCGAGGTATTGTGTATGCGCCGGATTTCCTAATCAACGCCGGAGGAATAATCAACGTATACGCAGAACTGGAGAACTACGGGAAACAAGAGATCGTTAGAAAGACAGAGAACATTTATAACACTACACTGGAGATTCTTCAGAACGCCGAAACAAACGATATTACAACACATCAGGCGGCCTTTGAGATAGCGCAGTCAAGAATTGACGCAAGAAAGACAGAAAAATAATAAATTCACTTTTTTAAAATAGTATATTTGCAACGCACAGGAAATGTCTTGTGCGTTGTTATTTTAAGTTCTTATTAACTATGCTCACAAGAAGACATATTCGGGTAAAGGTGTTACAATCTATTTATGCATTCAGGCAGGGGGAACACCAGGATATCAAGGAACAGGAAAAATTCCTGCTTTACAGTATCAGCCAGATGCACGAATTGTACCTGTTGCTACTTCAATCGATGGTAGCCCTGCGAGAACACGGTGAGAAGCATCTTGTGAAATCACAAAAGAAGTTCCTGGCTACCGAAACCGAAAAGAATCCAAGTAAGAATTTCGTTAATAACAAATTACTTCAGCTTTTAGCTACGCATTCCGATCTTCAGAAAACGCTTCAGAATAAAAAATTGAATTACTGGAAAGATGACGATGAATACATTGCTATACTTTTCAACGAGTTGGTGAATCAGGAATTTTATAAGGACTATCTGCAACTAAAGAACCCGAGCTTTAACCAGGATAAAGATTTTGTGATCAGCCTGTATAAGCAGGTTATCGCTCCCAATGAAAAATTATACGAATACCTGGAAGACCGGCGACTCACCTGGCTGGACGATTATCCTATTGTAAATACGGTGCTGGTGAAAGTACTGGCTAAAGTGAACGAGAACAACATCACTTCTACCCTTATCCCCGAGCTGTACAAGAATAGCGAAGACAGGGATTATGCTTTAGAATTACTTCGGAAAGTACTTTTGAACGATGAAAAACTGATGAGCGAGATAGATGGAAAAACCCCAAACTGGGATAAGGACAGGATCGCCGAACTGGATATGATCATCCTTAAAATGGGGATAGCAGAATTTCTCTATTTTCCCTCCATTCCTGTTCGAGCCAGTATTAATGAATATTTGGAGATCTCCAAGGAGTATTCCACGCCTAAAAGTAGTCTCTTCATCAATGGGATCCTGGATAAGATCGTGAAAGAATTTACCGATAATGGTAAATTGAATAAAATTGGACGCGGACTTAGATAAAATAAAAAAAATGGCTATTTTTAGCCTCTCTTAAACTAAAAACAAATATCCTATGAAAAAATCAATTTTGATAGTAGCAGTCTTATCAGCTTTTATTTTTACATCATGTAAGGAGAACGCTGCAGACAAAGTGAATGAAGAAAACGTAGCAGCGGCTGCAGATCGTGATTCCAAAGCCGGTGATTTCCCGGTGATGTCTTTTTCTGAATCTGAATTTGATTTCGGAACGATCGATCAGGGAACCAATGTTGAACACACCTTTACTTTTACAAACACAGGGAACGCTCCTTTAGTGATCGTGGACGCTAAAAGTAGCTGTGGATGTACAGTACCTCAGTTTACCAAAGCTCCGGTTGCACCAGGTGATACAGGAGAAATGCTTGTAAAGTTCAACGGAAGTGGTAAAGGTCAGGTTAGTAAGACAGTAACTATTACTGCAAATACCAAATCTGGGAAAGAAACTCTTAAGATCAAAGCATTTGTAAATGCACCAGAAGGAGTAACTCCTGCTGCGAGTAACGTTATTAAAACGAACTCGAAATAATTTTTTAATAGGAAATAATCTTCTTGTATGGAACAGCAAAGTTTAATATTGCTTGTATTGATGTTTGTAGTGGTGTATTTTTTTATGATACGTCCTCAAATGAAGCGTCAGAAACAAGAGAAAAAGTTTGCTTCCGAACTAAAAAGAGGTGACAAAGTAATTACCAAAAGTGGATTACATGGTAAAATTCTGGACCTCAATGATGATGGAACCTGCGTCATAGAAAGTGGAGCAGGGAAGATGAAGTTTGAACGTTCGGCTATCTCTATGGAACTGAGCAATAAATTGAACGCTCCGGCAAAGAAGTAATCATATTTACAACCTATCAAGTAAGGCCTTCAGTTTTTTCTGAAGGCTTTTTTTATACCTCCTTTTTCGCTGTGAGCTTAGCAATATTAACAATTACTTCGATAGCTTTCTGCATACTTTCAACGGGAACATACTCATATCTACCGTGAAAATTATGACCACCTGCAAAGATGTTAGGGCAGGGCAATCCCATATAACTTAATTGAGAACCATCGGTTCCACCCCGTATAGGTTTTATTAGAGGTTTTATACCCGCCATTTTCATGGCTTCTTCGGCAATATCTACTATATGCATTACCGGCTCGATCTTCTCTCGCATATTGTAATACTGATCCTTGATATCTACAGTAAACAGCTCTTTTTCATACTGACTGTTGAGCTCATCGGCCAATTTTCGCATTACCTCTTTTCGAGCTTCAAAGTGCGTTTTGTCGTGATCGCGTATGATATATTGAAGTTTGGTCGAATCTACCGTACCTTCAATAGAATTTAGATGAAAGAATCCTTCCCTGCCTTCGGTATGCTCCGGAGTTTCCAATCTGGGGAGGGAGTTAAGAAATTCGGTGGCAAGGTACATACTATTTATCATCTTGCCTTTTGCATATCCGGGATGCACGATCTTACCCTGTACTTTCACCACCGCGCCGGCAGCATTGAAATTTTCGTATTCTAATTCGCCAACCTGACTTCCATCCATCGTATAGGCCCAATCGGCGCCAAATTTCTTCACATCGAATTTATGTGCACCACGCCCAATCTCTTCATCCGGCGTAAAACCCACCCTGATCTTTCCATGCTTGATCTCGGGATGATCGATCAGGTACTCCATGGCAGAAATGATCTCGGCAATACCGGCCTTGTCGTCGGCACCCAACAGCGTAGTGCCGTCTGTAGTAATGAGGGTTTGTCCTTTGTACATTAAAAGGTCTTCGAATTCTTTAGGGCTCAATACTATGTTCTGTTCTTTATTCAGGAGAATGTCGTTCCCATCGTATTTCTCTATGATCTGTGGCTTCACGTTCGCCCCGGTAAAATCTGGCGAGGTATCGAAATGAGAAATAAATCCTATCACGGGAACTTCACGGTCTATATTTGACGGCAGCGTGGCCATAATGTAAGCATTCTCATCTATGCTCACATCTTCCATCCCTATCTCTTTTAGTTCTTCAACAAGAGCATTAGCGAGGTTCCATTGTTTTTTCGTACTGGGAGTTGTATTACTCTCGGGATCACTTTCGGTATCCACGGTAACATAACTTGTAAAACGGTCTATGATTTTTTGCTTTGAGATCATGCTTAGAAATTTTCAGTACAAATTAAAGGAATAACGATTAACTTTTAGAGCTTTTAGCCTATTTTTGCAAGCAGATTTCCACCAAATGTACAAATCCATACTGCGGCCGCTTCTTTTTAAATTCGACCCCGAAAAAGTTCATTATTTTACATTTACGCTTATTCGGTTTTTATCGGCCATTGGTGTGGGATCTATTTTCAGAAAGATTTACAAGCTGAATGATCCCGACCTAAAACGGGAAGTTTTTGGTCTTACTTTTCCAAATCCGGTGGGTCTGGCGGCGGGGTTCGATAAGGATGCCAGGCTTTACAAGGAACTCTCTAACTTCGGGTTTGGGTTTATTGAAATTGGCACGGTTACCCCAAAACCCCAGGAAGGCAATCCTAAGAAACGTCTCTTCAGGTTGAAAAAGGATAAAGCCATCATTAACCGTATGGGTTTTAATAATGGAGGTGTGGACGAAGCAGTTGAACGACTTCGGAAAAACAAGAAGGTACTCGTAGGAGGGAATATTGGTAAGAACAAAGTGACGCCAAACGAGGAGGCCGAACAGGATTACTTGTATTGTTTTGAAGCCTTATTTGATCATGTGGATTATTTCGTTGTGAACGTTAGTTCACCAAACACGCCTAATTTAAGAGCCCTGCAAGACAAGGAACCCCTCACTCGTTTACTGAGAACACTGAAAGAAAGAAATTCGGAAAAAAACCATCCTAAACCCATTTTATTGAAGATCGCTCCAGATCTAACCGATGAGCAATTACTGGATATCATAGAAATTGTAGAAAACACTAAGATCGATGGGGTGATCGCCACCAACACTACAATTTCCCGTAGTGGGTTACAAACCGAAAAGGAGAAAGTAGACGAGATCGGAGCGGGAGGACTAAGTGGCAAACCCTTAACCAGCAGATCGACGGAAGTGATTCGTTTTCTTTCCGAAAAGAGTAACCGGGCTTTCCCGATCATAGGTGTTGGGGGGATTCATTCTGCTGCAGACGCCCTCGAAAAAATTGAAGCCGGAGCAAGT includes the following:
- a CDS encoding PUR family DNA/RNA-binding protein, producing the protein MSDQYMMEKEEIYSKVMRAGRRTYFFDVRSTKAGDYYLTITESKKFTNDDGSFHYKKHKIYLYKEDFYEFKENVNEMIQYIIDEKGEEVISERHQKDYKKDEDGNEIDKVEEPKDETSTSSFTDIEFDDI
- a CDS encoding ABC transporter ATP-binding protein encodes the protein MKELRYLNHYFIKYRGRLLIGLLITVVARLFALIVPMKVGDIVNVVEQRLNAEITVEQMESMLLNSILLIIGATLLSAFFTFIMRQTIIVVSRYIEFDLKNEVFQQYERLSLSFYKQNRTGDLMNRISEDVSKVRMYVGPALMYSTTTITLFVVVLGYMIYKAPLLTLYAVAPLPILSVIIYKLSAAIHRRSTVVQEYLSKLTTFTQESFSGISVIKAYGLEPRTGTEFVNLSEGSKQKNIDLAKVQALFFPLMMLLIGLSNILVIYIGGQQYINNEIELGTIVEFLIYVNLLTWPVAIVGWVTSIVQQAEASQKRINQFLHEEPAIQNLNPAPTPIEGMISFKNLSYTYPDTNITALKDVSFTINPGETLAIVGNTGSGKSTVLELIGRLYDVNNGQLLIDNTPIKDLNLDSLRSSIGYVPQDAFLFSDTLSNNIKFGKEDATQEEIVQAAKSAAVHDNIIGFNKGYETILGERGISLSGGQKQRVSIARALIKDPKIFLFDDCLSAVDTETEEEILQNLNKLSSNKTTIIVSHRVSSAKNADKIIVLEEGRIIQQGTHNELLNTDGYYKELYTKQLLEKEI
- a CDS encoding Glu/Leu/Phe/Val family dehydrogenase, producing the protein MVTDLVNTNELTKIDPVFGQLSFDNHEQVVFCNDKDTGLRAIIGIHNTVLGPALGGTRMWNYSSEWEALNDVLRLSRGMTFKSAITGLNLGGGKAVILGDARTQKTPELMKRFGEFVHSLSGKYITAEDVGMETADMDLVRTVTPYVTGISEEKGGAGNPSPITAYGVFMGMKAAAKYAFGTELLEDRTVYVQGIGNVGEALVENLTNEGAKVFITDINSERLEYVRDKYNVNIYEGENLYSEEMDIYAPCALGATINDETIDQLKAKVIAGAANNQLANELKHGLLLRERGIVYAPDFLINAGGIINVYAELENYGKQEIVRKTENIYNTTLEILQNAETNDITTHQAAFEIAQSRIDARKTEK
- the nusB gene encoding transcription antitermination factor NusB, which codes for MLTRRHIRVKVLQSIYAFRQGEHQDIKEQEKFLLYSISQMHELYLLLLQSMVALREHGEKHLVKSQKKFLATETEKNPSKNFVNNKLLQLLATHSDLQKTLQNKKLNYWKDDDEYIAILFNELVNQEFYKDYLQLKNPSFNQDKDFVISLYKQVIAPNEKLYEYLEDRRLTWLDDYPIVNTVLVKVLAKVNENNITSTLIPELYKNSEDRDYALELLRKVLLNDEKLMSEIDGKTPNWDKDRIAELDMIILKMGIAEFLYFPSIPVRASINEYLEISKEYSTPKSSLFINGILDKIVKEFTDNGKLNKIGRGLR
- a CDS encoding DUF1573 domain-containing protein; its protein translation is MKKSILIVAVLSAFIFTSCKENAADKVNEENVAAAADRDSKAGDFPVMSFSESEFDFGTIDQGTNVEHTFTFTNTGNAPLVIVDAKSSCGCTVPQFTKAPVAPGDTGEMLVKFNGSGKGQVSKTVTITANTKSGKETLKIKAFVNAPEGVTPAASNVIKTNSK
- the yajC gene encoding preprotein translocase subunit YajC encodes the protein MEQQSLILLVLMFVVVYFFMIRPQMKRQKQEKKFASELKRGDKVITKSGLHGKILDLNDDGTCVIESGAGKMKFERSAISMELSNKLNAPAKK
- the pepT gene encoding peptidase T, giving the protein MISKQKIIDRFTSYVTVDTESDPESNTTPSTKKQWNLANALVEELKEIGMEDVSIDENAYIMATLPSNIDREVPVIGFISHFDTSPDFTGANVKPQIIEKYDGNDILLNKEQNIVLSPKEFEDLLMYKGQTLITTDGTTLLGADDKAGIAEIISAMEYLIDHPEIKHGKIRVGFTPDEEIGRGAHKFDVKKFGADWAYTMDGSQVGELEYENFNAAGAVVKVQGKIVHPGYAKGKMINSMYLATEFLNSLPRLETPEHTEGREGFFHLNSIEGTVDSTKLQYIIRDHDKTHFEARKEVMRKLADELNSQYEKELFTVDIKDQYYNMREKIEPVMHIVDIAEEAMKMAGIKPLIKPIRGGTDGSQLSYMGLPCPNIFAGGHNFHGRYEYVPVESMQKAIEVIVNIAKLTAKKEV
- a CDS encoding quinone-dependent dihydroorotate dehydrogenase, encoding MYKSILRPLLFKFDPEKVHYFTFTLIRFLSAIGVGSIFRKIYKLNDPDLKREVFGLTFPNPVGLAAGFDKDARLYKELSNFGFGFIEIGTVTPKPQEGNPKKRLFRLKKDKAIINRMGFNNGGVDEAVERLRKNKKVLVGGNIGKNKVTPNEEAEQDYLYCFEALFDHVDYFVVNVSSPNTPNLRALQDKEPLTRLLRTLKERNSEKNHPKPILLKIAPDLTDEQLLDIIEIVENTKIDGVIATNTTISRSGLQTEKEKVDEIGAGGLSGKPLTSRSTEVIRFLSEKSNRAFPIIGVGGIHSAADALEKIEAGASLVQLYTGFIYEGPGLIKQINKAILNA